Proteins found in one Dioscorea cayenensis subsp. rotundata cultivar TDr96_F1 unplaced genomic scaffold, TDr96_F1_v2_PseudoChromosome.rev07_lg8_w22 25.fasta BLBR01000340.1, whole genome shotgun sequence genomic segment:
- the LOC120254091 gene encoding galactolipase DONGLE, chloroplastic-like gives MACAINATTIMSSSTQSLIPHKLNLSSNNLIHPSMSIEPSQHSINYSSRPRLSTMWKEIQGSKNWNNLINPLSPLLRQELIRYGDFVTACYKACDLDTSSKMYSKCKHAKNNMFEEVGMDNCGYTITKYIYATPEIGIQAKDGAWIGYIAVSSDNESARIGRRDILVSFRGTVTRCEWIANFMSSLSPARLHPDNPRPEIKVESGFLSLYTSSNNGSKFCQESCREQLLSEISRLMNKYGGNDHEEMSISLAGHSMGSSLALLLGYDLAELGLNYGVPITVYSFGGPRVGNIGFKKRCEELGVKVLRVVNVHDPVTKLPGVFLNENFRVFGDETSCYAHVGVELGLNFFKMKNPACVHDLEAYLGLLKFPKKKKKKKSSIGYNLVESAWKKSLLSLQNIDAWPWHDAARQVGDLVQSLGF, from the coding sequence ATGGCTTGTGCCATCAATGCCACCACAATAATGTCATCAAGTACTCAATCTCTCATTCCTCACAAGCTTAATCTATCTTCCAATAATCTCATTCATCCTTCCATGTCCATTGAACCATCACAACATTCTATCAATTACTCATCTCGTCCTCGTCTTTCCACCATGTGGAAAGAAATCCAAGGTTCTAAGAATTGGAACAATCTTATCAATCCTTTAAGTCCTCTTCTCCGGCAAGAACTCATTCGATACGGCGACTTCGTCACCGCTTGTTACAAGGCTTGCGATCTCGACACAAGCTCGAAGATGTACTCAAAATGCAAGCATGCAAAGAACAACATGTTCGAAGAAGTTGGCATGGATAATTGTGGTTATACGATAACAAAGTACATATACGCGACACCGGAGATTGGTATTCAGGCGAAAGACGGGGCTTGGATAGGCTACATCGCTGTGTCATCGGACAATGAGAGTGCAAGGATTGGAAGAAGAGATATATTAGTTAGTTTCCGAGGAACTGTGACTAGGTGTGAGTGGATTGCCAATTTCATGAGTTCATTGTCACCGGCGAGACTACACCCGGATAATCCCCGGCCGGAGATTAAAGTCGAGTCCGGCTTCCTCAGTCTTTACACATCATCAAACAACGGCTCAAAGTTTTGTCAAGAGAGTTGCAGAGAGCAACTGTTGAGTGAGATAAGTAGACTGATGAACAAGTATGGTGGAAATGATCATGAAGAGATGAGTATTTCTCTTGCAGGACATAGTATGGGGAGCTCATTGGCTCTTTTGTTAGGGTATGACCTTGCAGAGCTTGGGCTGAATTATGGGGTCCCTATAACTGTTTACTCATTTGGAGGTCCTAGAGTAGGGAACATAGGGTTCAAGAAGAGGTGTGAAGAGTTGGGAGTGAAGGTACTAAGGGTGGTCAATGTGCATGATCCAGTGACTAAGTTGCCAGGAGTTTTTCTCAATGAGAATTTCAGGGTTTTTGGAGATGAAACTTCATGTTATGCTCATGTGGGTGTTGAGCTTGGTCTTAATTTTTTCAAGATGAAGAACCCTGCTTGTGTTCATGATTTGGAAGCTTATCTTGGCTTGCTGAAGTtcccaaagaaaaagaagaagaagaagagtagtATTGGCTACAACTTGGTTGAGAGTGCTTGGAAGAAGAGTTTGCTAAGCTTGCAAAACATTGATGCATGGCCTTGGCATGATGCTGCAAGACAAGTTGGTGATTTGGTTCAATCTTTAGGCTTTTAA